From the Palaemon carinicauda isolate YSFRI2023 chromosome 4, ASM3689809v2, whole genome shotgun sequence genome, the window cattaatggtcattgaatatgataggcggacgggaaattgagtaatgtctaggaagatttgaagcaaagggtgattagaattatgagaaatcttttacaataagaacggattagtctttaaacgaaaaggcccgagattaattttataatctaggttatggaaattgatagaactcaattttttgtctaatatttaaaaaaagtcaggtgctaaagacaaaattgggaaaactttataagatgtgctttggttaagtaatcaaattctaatgtgaatttgtaagagtataccatgaaattatttccgttttcttcaaagcgtgacacaaaataaataacacacgctatcgtattaatatatagataattatgaatattatttttcaaGCTAAGGAGAACTCGGTATTTGTTGCTAGTTCACACATGAATAGAAGGTTACATAGAGACCGAATTTGACTAACTTGCATAGTCTGAAAGAAACAGATAGTTGTACAGCCATATCTTATCTATCGCTTCCCAGGTCTCTTGTGCAGTCATCTGGCTGGAACTAAAAGACATGCGGatggtaataagaaaaaaaaacgttttattgcTGTTTAATCCTAGATTTTTGCGATTAAGGTCTCGCACATTTTgtattgtactgcacgtgtttcgcacacgctcatacactgtaacggtatttccttttatttattgtatatctcTCGTTAACAGAACCTGTGTGAGCCTGTGTTCATgacttattttgttttaattttgtgacATTATTGTCCGGAACCTGTGgaatataaactcgctatctgctgaaataaaattagttgcattcacctcgcctttcagttaCAACTTAACGGCTCACTCACAGTACAAGATTCAGCCCTTGTATGGTCTATGTGTCTTTGTAATATAATTACAAATGCAGATAAATAACGTGCAGTTTTCATTTGAAATTCTGTCACTTTGTCACCGACTTGAATGAAGAGGAACGGAGGAAATTATTTGGCCGCAGGTTGTCCTCCAGTAATTGCTTCATCACCATTCCAAACCCTTCCTGGAAAAAAAGAGCAACAAAATTCTGAAATAGAATTTCCGACTCACTTTTCTTTTTCCTGGTACACTTATATCTTTCGAAACTAATTTTTCGGTTCTCTTTCTCTGTAGTTCTCCTTCCAGACGttcatatgtttcctagttttccTTTCTCTCCAGTTTTTCTTTCCAGACTAATGCCTACAGAAACACGCCTTTTTTCAGAGACATTTTTCTTTCCAGATTTACTTTTCGTTTCCAGAGACTTTTCACTTCTCTGACTAAATGTTATGCAAGTCTTATCTGacgtagcatttttttttattactcttaaaAGAAGTTTGGTGAGTCTTATGCGGTATTACGACATTTTCCCTTTGTCACCACCACTTTGTTACGTTAAAATTTATTTCTAATCACATTAAATTGATAATGCAATGGTATTTTTGTCATCTAAATTTTCTTCAGTTTACACATGGAAGTAAACACTAGCGCCCATTTTGACAGTAtaaccccctcccccaaaaaaatacGGTGAAGAAAAAGCCACAACAAGGTTTTAGTGTTCTTGCCCCACCCCTGCCAAGTGCTGGCTACCCCTTAAGCCCAGCTAGTTGCCCTGGCATGCAAGCCTTGTCCAAGGATGCGGAACGATAGCCGACTGAAgagaaatggaaacaagaaaaacaGAGGCAAAAAAAATGAGTTGTCATGGAAAGCTCTAATCTGGTGGTGAGCGATTCTTTTTGGGAATCATAATATCAAATGTGTTTTCAGCAACATTATGCTGTAGGTCTTTAGTCCTTCCCTCTCGATCTTTTCTTCTCTCTTGCCATTGGCGTCGATGACCATAGTTGTTTTCAATCCCGTTTatagaaaccaatcgctcattcaGGCTATCTGTGCTTTAGTAACCTTGTCTTATGCAACTCTCACTGCTTGGTGTTGTTTTTAGGAATCTTTTTGTATCGTCGCTTAGCTATTTCCTTTTGTTTTACCATTTGCAAACATATTTTTTATTGGTTAGGTGTGgtcctatttctattttttttttttttttttagtttttatttacccTTCTCCTTCATCCCCTTATTCTcatggggggaaaaaaaaaaacgggttattaatctattattattttttgaggATCTATGATTGGGATAGAAGTGATGAAGTACATAAAAAAGCACCAAGTGTTCTTAGGTGCACAGCTTGCGTGAAGAGAATTCTacacttgaatatattttttttattgcaaacatTTAGTCTTTTAGATTGCGAGAGATAGAATGGAGGTTATCAGTTATATCTTGATGTGGGCTACTGATGGTTTCTCAGTTGCTCACTTCGTCTCCTGGTGACTGCATTGCATGATGTCTAACCGTAATGGGTTAAGTTATGCTTTATCTCTGAAGTATTACATTAACGCAGTTCACATAGAATTGAACTTAATAACGTTTTGCCTTAAACATTCAACAAGTGTTTCAACTGTatttgcaaattctctctctctctctctctctctctctactctcctctctctctctctctctctctctctctctctctctctctctcatactatattTTGGTTTTGTAACCGATAAGATGTGTCTATTTTTGTAGTCATTTTTGTAATTTTGTAGAATTCATCAATTTCAAttttttaaacaaaaaagaaatgtAAGAGAGTAATGTAATTGAGAATCGCAGACGGTTGCAAATCAATTGCTAAACCATTTAATTTCTCCAGTATACTAAACTAATACTGATGTAATAAAAGTCAAGTCAATAGATTTCGTTACAATGAACGTACAAATGCAAGCAGGCTTATGAATTATTCGCCCTCTCATCTGTTCTTCCTTGTATAGTGATTAGGGCCCGACCAGAGTTACGTATCTGCTGAAGGTGTTAGCTCGGGAATGTAACCACTGTTTTCATGCTTGAGTGCAGAAGTACACAGGCACCATTTTGCTTCTTTCCCTCAAGCATCCGCAGTGTCTCTTTATGGACTCGCTTAAATGCCTTGCATCCGGGACAGCATTTGGAATATGTTGAGTACTGTCATTGaactttcttttgttatttctttactttattcgttttatcatttcatttaaagggataccttaacgtggggaaagggtttgtgtatcgtcacaAAGCTGTAGTAATCAAGgccatccataataggttggtttgctgtgagctgtcAGACTagagtttcccaccatcaccaatctgcagtgaccatCGTGaccatgaaaatagccaaacctcagacatgactaaggacctgtctgaggcctttgtcctgctttgGACTATGAAACAGctacatttgatgttgttgttgatgtcaACATTGTTATCAAGTTAAGTTGTTGTTTCTGTCAGGATTTTAGCTTTGCTATGTAATGTCTCTGTATCTGTATCTAACGTCTTAGTTTCTGTAATTACTTTTATGCTAATGATATTTCTATACCAAAAGTTATAACACTCAGCCATACAGTTTCAATTCaaaatctttattttgattttttttatccgaCCGTTGGTTGGAACTTCTGAGAACACACTTTGTTAGTTGCATTTACAATAACTTttattgtgtgtatctttttactcttcaaggagaaggaaatGCAGAATAAGAAAAGTCAACAAAGAAAAATGGTGAAAGTGAAATGACCAGTGGAAGTTCCCTGGTTGgacacatgttctctctctctctctctctctctctctctctctctctctctctctctctctctctctctctctctctctctctctgtttatttatcTCATGGTTTTGAGTCGAGTAATTCGGTAATTTTTGTGGAGGGGAAAGCCATTTTTAGGctagtatacatacagtatacatacatatatacataaatacagtatatgcaggtCTTTGTTAAATATGCAATCATTGGTAAACAAACTGTTCAGTAACACATTGTAAATTAGCATGTTAAGTGTTAAAGTGATGTTAGTCGTTAATGGTGTATTATGAGAAAATAGATTTTCTTGATTTCAACCTGATCAAGGATGACTGTAGTAGGTAATAATAGTGAAAAGATGGATCTCGAGCGTAAGAGTGACTGAGGACTTCATAACTGCTGTATCTTGCATCATAACTGGTGTATCTCGCATCATAACTGTTGTATTTTGCATCATAACTGTTGTATTTTGCATCATAACGGCTGTATCTTGCATCATAACTGCTGTATTTGGCATCATAACTGTTGTATCTTGCATCATAACTGTTGTATCTTGCATTATAACTGCTGTATTTTGCATCATAACTGCTGTATTTGGCATCATAACTGTTGTATCTTGCATCATAACTGCTATATTTCGCATCATAACTGCTGTATTTTGCATCATAACCGCTGTATTTCGCATCATAACTGCTGTATTTTGCATCATAACTGCTGTATCTTGCATCATAACTACTGTATCTCGCACACGCTGATTTGATCAAGATCATCACCAAATTTCATCGGCTacacaataataaaaaatttctctATCAGTATGTATTCAACTCAAcgaattaatataattatcataatttttctatGCAAATGAAAATACTCTATGCATTATTATAAAGAGAAACAACAACATTGAGGTAAACATTTCTACATTCAAGAACCTCAGAATAGAGATACACGCAATCTGCAATtaagtgatgaaaataataacatcaTCTGGAGTTTTAGTTCTAAACAGTCGTGGAAAAGAATAAGTTTTTAAAACGGGAAATTACCAATTACTTTAGAGCCTAGGTACTAGAAAAGGCAAACATATGTTAGTGCAAAATTAAATACAATGATGATATTGAAAGAGGGGGAAACAGAggttatatttctctttttttttaagcaatGTGTAAATGTTTTAGCTTATATTAAGATATTAGGGAAATTAGACTAATCTGTACATATACCAAatgcacttcacccaattttggggggtagccgacatcaacaatgaaacaaaacaaaaaggggacctctactctctacgttcctccagcctaaccagggactcagctgaattcagctggtactgcta encodes:
- the LOC137639748 gene encoding pesticidal crystal protein Cry27Aa-like; its protein translation is MILIKSACARYSSYDARYSSYDAKYSSYDAKYSGYDAKYSSYDAKYSSYDARYNSYDAKYSSYDAKYSSYNARYNSYDARYNSYDAKYSSYDARYSRYDAKYNSYDAKYNSYDARYTSYDARYSSYEVLSHSYARDPSFHYYYLLQSSLIRLKSRKSIFS